The genomic segment GATCAAACCCCCCACCCCCACACAATCCACAGCGAAAAGTAATTTTACCCCAGcccaaacccagcacagagagTATCAATGTGTATCAAAAGCCAGGCCTTTGCAAGAAAATGTCAGAAATCCCCATGGTCCTTCCCGCAATGGATGTAGCAAGCCGTTCAGCACAGAGCGCTTTATTTTTTACTAATGACAAAGCTCTGGCTGTTTGCTCGACCAAAGTGTAACTGGAGCAAGGAGCAGCGAGGTCTGTGCGAGAAGAAGGAGAGGAGGCCCCTCGGAAGATGCCGGGGAACGCTCGGGGCCGGACAGGGTCGGCAGCACCGAGCTCACGACGCGAGCAGCCTGCGCGGAGCCCCCACACGTGAGAGGCGCGAGCAGCACTGCGCACGCGCCGCGGCCGGCCCGCCTTCTGGGGCTGAGGGGCGGGGCCTGCCGCGCGAGCCAGCGCGAGGCTCGAGGCGGCGCTGGGCATGCGCGCGGGCTGCGCGCGCCGCGCGGGGCAGCCATTGGCTCCCCGCCGCGTTTCGGCGGGCGGAAGCGGAAGCGCGTGTGCGCGCGCCCTCATTTCCGCCGGGCGGGCGCGCGGGTTGATTCGCTGAGCGCGGGGACTCGGACATGGCGGGTGAGCCCCCGGCCGGCCGCTCGGGGAGCGGGAGCTGTCGGCGCCTCGCcgggagggacagggggagcCCGGGAGTAGCGCCGTGGCCGGGGCCCTGGGCAGGGGAGTGTGAGCTCGGGGCTggcagatgcgggtgaagacgGAGCGAGGGGGGAAGGGGAATGGGGTGTGAGGGAGGGAAGGGCGGCTGCCTCTCTGCCGCCCGGCTCTGCTCCTGCGTGTCTTCGGGCTTACGGCCCCCACGGTCTGCTAGTGTCAAACCAGAGTGTATGGCCACGAGTTTGCTGGCGGTAGGCAGGGAATTAAAAACCCGAAAGTGCTTTTACCTAAGGCTTCCTGCCTGAAATAAGACGTAGAATAAGTTTTTTCTGGTACTTCTGAAATGAAAGGGAGCTATGTTTGTAAAGCTTTTGGAACATACCTGAAGTGAAACTTGTCTTCTGTCCTGGATTAGGCTTTGGAAATCAGACTAAATAcagtttatttacatttttcttccacaTCCGTTCTGGAAGAGTAGTGCGTGCTGGTTAAATAATTGCTAGTGGTGTACGTACCACTGTAGTTCATTAACACCTGTTTATAAAAATGACTGAATACAAACACTTGAAATGTCCTGGCACATGTTACTTAAATAACATGTTATACTGAATTCTTATTTTCTTAGTGATAttgttaaatatatatttagttGTTAACTTAGAATACTTTAAttctcagaaattaaaaagagatACTTGTATGTTTTCTCCTCCCAGAAAAATGTGTGAGATAGACCTCTTTATACTCTGTATTGACATGTTGTAGCATATTGTAGCTTTTTGAATGTTTCttgtttggtggttttgtgtgtttttcttcatttatgacccattttctaatatatttttttgagtAATAATGACAGAGAGATTGGACACTTCTTAACtcttaaaaaaacctctttcttcAGGACTTACTGCTATGGAGAAGAAGCTGGCTGAATACAAGTGTAATACAAATGAAGCAATTCAGCTGAAGCTAGGTAATACCACTTTTTAAATATTGTGCAAGTGATACTGAAGTATTCTAGTACCTTCCTATGAAATGTATGCATGTATACATCTGTCATTTTCTCATTTGTAGTCTGATAACTGATTTGATATTCTCAGATCAAATAAGATGCATCTAAATTGTGTAGGATGCTTTGATTTCATTTGTATGCCACCCTCACATAGTTTGCTAACAAAAGTTGTTTGACACTAGTGGAAACATGCATGAACAGCTAGCAGGGCATCTGTGGATAAACAAATGGAAGGTGGTGACTTGGTCAtgctctatttttttattttttttttctcagttcgTTTTCCTGAGGATTTGGAGGATGATAACACAACATTTAATCCAGAGTACAGCCATCAAGTGTTTGGAGATGAGTAAGTTAAAGTTTCCAGATTCAAATTAATAGGTCCCAAAGAGCAAAGTTGCTTCCAAATCATTAAAAACCAAGAAATTTTGCTAATACTGAGCACAAGCGAAGAAGTCCTGCCTTGGTGCTACTGCTGCatttgctgatacaggccaggatgctaCTGGCCTTCATGGCTGCCTGGGCACACCCTGACTCACTCATGTTCAGTCAATTTTCCAGCTCCACTTTTTTGGCTCCTTTTCCACTCATTCTTTCCCACGTCTGTCACTCATTGTGACCCAAATCCGGCAGATCAACATTCCTGTCCAGCCTAGTGCTGACTGCTGTTTGACTTAGGGGGCATTCACATCACTGATAAAGACATTAAATAGGACTGTCCCCACCACTGACCCTGGGGAACACTGCAGGGGAACAGCTGTCTGGTGCATTTAACTCCATTCCCTACCACTCTTTGGGCATGACCATCCAGACAGTAAAGAGTACACCTGTTCAGGCCACGAGCAGCCAGTTCCTCCAGGAAAATGCTGGTATCATAGTATTTTCTAAAGTATAGGTAGAAAAGTAttgtttctttgattttgaGTATGCTGAATTAATCAGTGCTGAAGtgtcatttattattttctgtagaGTGATATTCAACAATCTGGCcatagattaaaaaaaccactaccatccaaaaaaaaaacaaaaaaaaaacaaaacaccaaaaaaagcaccaaaacctcccaccccacaaaaacccaacacaaaaaaaccctaaggAAAATCCAGCTGCATGTTTCTATGGACTTCTTTAGTTATTGTGTTtcttaattttgattttttttttaaagtattcttAGTACTTCAGTTAGGATGAACTACCTATACTATATGTAGTAAATTAGTTGTACTGCCAGACATCTACTGCAGCTCTCATTGACAGCAATTATAATTTTAGTAATCAGAGATCTCTCCCATCTGTTAGTTGAGCTATCAAGCAAATTCTTCTTCTGGCAGTTACATTTAAAATTCTAAATTATAAATGTACTACCATAAAAGTAAAAtcccagtaaaaaaaaagtttcagctatgctttaacaaaaaaaaaaaaaggcatgttTCTTTGTGAACATTACTATTTTCTGgatgtatttttcagaaaagaaattctCTAATCTTCATAAGAGTTTGTGTTCAGGCAAGTCATTTTCAAAGCGTAAAAAGCTTTTGTATTCTTCACTTCTTTTGTGTGTACTAATTTCTGGTTAGATTGGATAACTGAATAGAAACCATCAGctaaaaattccacaaattgCTACACCTGATTATGTGTGCTTTGTACATGATAGATTGAAGTAGTTTATTCCAAAATATTATACTAcactgaaaagtaatttttaataaatgttacCAATCAACTTATGTAAATAATTGTTAATGAGTTAAAGCTGTTGAAAAAGCATAAAGACAATATTACCTGTTTCAGGTATTCTCTCCTGTGCTGTCACAGTAAGGACACAGGCACTGCCTTACTGAGTTCAGAATATTTCCGCTAGAGGAGCAAAATAATAGAAGCAGTGTAAGGCATTATCTCTGTCTAGATAGTGCACTTTCAGCTTGATTCCCTTTTCCTATTAGGAAGCTTACTTTACCTTACTGGGAAAGATTGTGTGAATGACACATTAAATGATGCCACGGTGATGTGAATGTTTTGTTATGTATCGAGTTCCtggttgttattttttcctttctcagtgAAGTTGCTTTTGGCTACAAGGGACTCAAGATCCTCCTGTATTACATTGCTGGAAACCTGTCAACGCTCTTCCGCATTGAATACACATCAAAAGTAAATGAGAAGTTTGACTGTGTGGAGGTAAGTGCAGGTCTGCTTCTGTCTTTAACATAACATTGAGAAGGTTTGCTTCAGTATGAACAGGAGTTCTAGGTTTAGTAATTGCCCACCTAAACATGGTTTAAATTAGAAGGAAATAAGCAAAACTCTGTTTGCTAAGCTAATAAAAAGCTTTGAACTTCATCTGTAGATTTCCCATTTTCTGGCAACAATACGATCAAAATTGTGTCACACTGAACAGTCAGATGTGGTGAGGTGCTGATGCCAAAGCCAGTTCCACAAAATAAACCTCAGCTTGGCAACTCTGTATTTACTGTGACCAGGAGGAGGACTAGCATTGGTGGGGTTTATGATGGAGAGAATcagtgagaaggaaaaggagaacgTTGTGCTAGTGTGCTAGTATGCTTGACTGTGTCTCTCTAAACATGGGGAGCAAGTaaggcagaaaagaaattataaacttcTGTATGGGTATCATGTATGCTTTACAACTTTCTTAAAGGAATGTGATAATGCAATAACCTGCAgggtttttgtttgattgtttcttcttttttctggAGGTTTCTGGGCTTGCAGAACACTTGTAGAATAgctttatgtttttttcttcctactgTCTATATGTTCTCCAAATATGATTTCAGACTGCATTTAAGTTACAACTTTAAAATTCATTGgagtttatttaaataatttcaaggaAAGGCCTGTTGTGAAAGGAGAAATACATTGGAATGACTTCATTAAAATGATGATAAGTATTTgcccttccttctttttaagGTGTATTAGAATATACTCAGTTCAACAGGCTAAGTTCCTGGACATGTCTGAAATACTTTGGAGGGTAGAGCAACATGTCTTAGGAGTGTAAGGTCATGCTCTTCATTCTTAAGAAggattttttggaaataataaaaaaaaggctGTTGGCCATATAGTAAACatattaaaatcaaattttccAACCTTTCACTGCTATAATTTCAAAATAGAACATGaatctgctttttatttcatgttttctgtACAAATGGCAAACCAAATTTACTTCTCTGGAGATCTAAACAAGGTCTGTCTTGCCCCATGCATACTGCAACTTTTTGGTTGCTCAAAACGATTGCTTTTTTCAAGACTTGTTTCCTATGCTGAATTATTCCTCCAATTCCTTTAGGGACTGAGATGGAGACAAAAAAGATCTTTTTGAGCAGCACTTCTGTGTGCTTTCCAGAGCATGCCTTGAGTGAAGGGGAGGAATGTTGTTGCCTACCCTGTGTTTCCCTTAGTGTTACTAGCACTACATTCAAATAAGCAGCTTATATTGCTATGTCTAAACATATGTAGAAAAAAAGATAGGGTTGTAGTCaatctttttctgcatttgtatTTGCCATCAGTTTAACCACCCTAAGATAACGCTTTTGCAGAAGTTAAGACATCAGCTGTCATTACAGCAGGATATTGATTTGAATGCATATTAACATCTATTTTCCTAAGTTAGCTGTTTGCTGATCTCTTCTCCTTGATGGTAATTATACTAAGATGTAGACTGTCTGCAACACATGACAGATAATCTGCTGTGAATAGATGGCATTTAGGAAAGGAgggcctgcagtttctgccCTTACCATAACTGGTTACAAGCAAGTTGGTATTAATGCTCCACAAAGTTATTCACAGCTGAGGATTTTGTATCCAAATACCCATACAAGCTCATTCAACAGCAGGTGGTTTTACTCTGTAATATTAAGTTTGGTTTCATTATTGctaaagcagctgctgctatcCCTGCTAGGGACTGACAGATATATTCATCCCAGTaccactattttttttcctccaagatCTTTTTGAACATGAGGAAGAGATACAATCCTGAAATGTCAAAAGGTAGAACTCCAGTTATATTTATGCATCTTTACATGGTTTAGGTCCATCTTTAAGGAGATAATATTATTGGGGGAGCCTCAGCAAAGTATGATCATATTTTGAATAGAAACTGGCACTTAGTGAAAGTAAACAGAATTTATCCCTTGAATGGAGTTAATTCTTTCAAATAACTGAAGAGAAACTGCTTTCTTTAGTGTAAATATTAATAGCAATGACCTCTGAATTGCTTGCTGCTTTGAGATTTGCAGCTGTTCCAGTATCTTCCTTTTCATCTGCGTTTTATGATGGGATAGGGGTAAAGTATTTCACTAAACTCTTTATCTGGCTTTGCATCTAGTGTATGCATTTGTTTTTATACAGAAGTGAATTAAAAAGTATTGTTTCAATATTTGGCACTTTTGTAATGTAATACTGCTGATCACTCCATTGCTCCCCTCTGAAATACATGCATACAATTTTCTGAGAAATTAAACTCTCATGTGCTTCTATAGCTATTTTAAATTAAGTCTTGGAAACAGCATCTACATGGTATGCAAATGTCATAGCTGTCTATTAGTACAATAATGATTACTAAATTAAAATTACCCGGACTCAAATGTGATGTACAAAGAGACATTATTACCCACTGAAGCAGTCCTACTACAAATCAGGTATAGTTTCAAGCCTATACCAGATTCCGTGTCATCACCTCACGCAATTCTGATTGTGAAGGTAATTCATTACATACAGCACTTCCATGAATCATAAGCTTAACAACTCTTGGCTGGATTAATTCAGGTTTTTGCATGCTTCATTTTAAGTGGCTTTGCTTATGTTAAGCATTGCTGTAGTAGTCAACAGGAttgtttttctgaagagaaactTCAGAAAGTTTCCATTTCTACTATCCATTCCAGTTAGTAAGATACGAGTGTCTTGCTCTGATGAAAAGAATTAGCCTTTCACCAATATCAAAGAAATGCACAAGGGAAGGCAGTAAACACATTTTGGTAACTCCTTGGATTATGGGCACCTCAAAGAGAAGTGTTTGAAAAGGACCTACTAAGTAATGAATGCTGCCTTTAAAAAGTACAGGTTTTAATgagacaatttatttttttatgtggtCTATATATTGAGATTCCAGTATTTCAGATCCTATTAACTGCAAAGCACATGTCTTAAACTTCTGCCACTGCTTAAACTGAGGATTCTGGGATTTGCTCTGTAAGAAGGAGAGATCCTGTTAACCCTTAAAGTAATTGAAGACTGTATTTTCTTGTGTCAGACCCCATTCTGAGGGGAGAGAATTTTTAGGAGGCAATAGGTAAAAATATGTTGTAGTCATGTAGAATCAAAAGTATTAGCTAGTGCTTTATTTGCTAAGCTCTGTCGTATTTTAGTTCTTTCTGCTGTATTGAAAACAAGACTTTTCTCTGGTGGCAGCCAGTGATAGATGTGCCACCTTAAAGGCTTTGAGCAGGTCACAGTTTGGCTTCCTTCTCACCACTAATGAAGAAACTTAGAAATGTAAGGGGATGCAAAATTACTTAAATATTATGTATATAGTACTCTCTACTGTATATTCACACTTTTTAGATGTTGCCCATGTAGTCTGAGTTACTGTAGTGTTGCTTGGAAATAGTTTTAATTCTTGATTATTTTTGCATGCTTATTCAGCTGTATCAAATGCAAGTTGCTACAGATTCTGAGTTGTGGTTTCTTACAGCCCTGCCAGTAGTGCAGACACAAGATCTGTGTAAACAACACATTtgcacagtttttaaaaaaaggcattaCTAAATTTAGTtccatgtaaatatttttcttttctgtaattcATTGATTCTGAAGAAGTGGCTGGTTTTGTGTAATGCCCTTAAATCAGTAAGtgtaaaaaaatgtattttagttAATATTGGTTATGAAGAACAGTGAGGGCACCAACAGATTGTCTTTGTTTTGAGAATGAAATAAGTGTAAAGACTGAGTTCTTACACCAGGTATTGTAGAGCTGTATTTTAACTGCTTAATAGCTCTCTCtccaaatataaatataaatgttgGTAGTACCAAACCATTAAGAATAAAACTTGTTTGTGCTGAACTAAGTCTATCTTTCTCTACACTAAAAATGTAACTGAATGATAAAGTGCTATTCATTTGCAGGTGCATTGCTTCTGCTTAAGGGCCCATGGTTGAAAGGACAGGAATTAGTAGCATGTTGTATTAGCCTTTTGTAGTGTATTTTGTTCTAAGCATCTTAATTTCCCTGTTTTGAATGCTAAGTAGCAAGGGTCTTGGTTTTGAACTAATACCCATCATGCATGTAAACGGTGTGAAAGAGCTGCTTAGTAAGTTAACACAAAGTGTTCTTGTGTCCGCCCTTGTGGAAATAGATACAATACAAACATTACAGCTGAACTCACGGCAAACTCCATTAAGTAAAAACCTGGATTCATTGTCCAGAGGAAAGTTTGAATTGAATGTAAGCTCATTTTGTTGAATGTAATGTCAGGCTTTTAGGGGTTGTATTGAGGAGTATGGTTTTGTTAAGTTGAGACCAATTCATTAAGTTTTATTGCCTGGTGAGAAGCAGTAATACGTTATTGTGAAGCTTCATCAAATATTCATGGTTAAAAAGAAGTAGTAAATGTATTCAATCAAGTGGTCTTTTGGGGGTCTGAAAAGGATTATGAAGTCTGCTCAGCTGATAGTCTCTAACTTTGGCTATCTGAAAAGAGTAATCTCTGAATTAAATTTTAGTGTCAGAATATTTTGTCTTCCACAGTATGTTAGACGAGAGGTCAGATTTGCTGACAGTCTTCATAAGTTGTACTATTTTATGTCaaactttgttttcaaaactttcTTTTATTAGAATGTGGGATGTGGTTGTCTGAGTTTGTACTGTGTTTTGCAGCTGATTCTATAGACAGGCATTTCAAGCAGGGGGCCATAAGAATGCCAGAGTGTGCTAGCTGTCACTTTCCTATTTGGGAGCTACTGTTTTTGATCTTTGTCCCTTTTTCTCCACTTAGTTCTGCATCACCTAATACCTCTTGTAAGCTGCTTGTTTGGGAACCTGAGTTCTACAAGCCTCTGTAGCATAGCTTAGTCTTTCTGAATTGCTGTCTGGAAAGTCTTGGCTTCTGAACATGCTGTGCTTACAGAATAGCTATCAATGCTCTTAGTCAAGCTTGAACAAATATAACAATCTCTAAACATAAAAATGTTCATGAACTTAGGCTATAACCAAGAGCTTTTTGATGCTTACAAAGGCTGGACTGTGACATTCCTGATCTCATGAGTGCAGCTCCTTTACGTGCTGGAAGGTCACTAATGAACAATAAGaattgcttgcttttttttttctttttctttactttctgtttttttaattactggtAGATATAGTGTGCCTCATATATtcatttccaaaacaaaacagtgacaTCAATGCTGTCTTTTTCTAATCTTCCACCAATCCTTCCCCTTTTTGTAATCTCCAGGCAGATGATGTTGAAAGTAAAATTAGAGAAATCATTCCGCCTGGTTTTTGCACAAATACAGATGACTTTGTGTCTCTGCTGGAGAAGGAGGTCAACTTCAAGCCCTTTGGAATGCTGTTGCACACGTATTCTGTCCATGAGGAAGCTGGTGAAGATATAACATATCAGATATACAAGGTATGAAAAATTAAGTTAAAGTTCTGCTTTTGAGCAACcaaattcaattttattttgcagagaTGCACCTTCTGTAGTGATTCAGCTGTAGTGTATAAATACTATAATTTTATCCATTTATTAAGCATTAATATGCTTTTTTATATCAGAGAATTTAATTAGGTTTTGCATAGtttttcctcctccatctgTGATAGGTTTCACCTGACTTCTCCTGGCTTTTTCCCTAGGCTGACATGACATGTCCAGGCTTTCGAGAATACCATGAAAGGCTTCAGACGTTCTTGATGTGGTTTATTGAAACTGCTAGCTTTATTGATGTAGATGATGAAAGATGGAACTACTTTCTAGTGTAAGTACAGTTCTAAAGCAACAGTGGACCTTATTACCTCCACAAAGCCTGCATTTTAATTGTGGCTGGCCAATTATTGGAGCAGTATAATGatatttttcccaggaaagaaaaaacattgtTTATGAGGCTTGAGTTTTCCTCCATTATGCTTTGGGAAAGCTTGAGAATAGAGCTGAATTAAATGCTGTTGTCCGTTAGAGCCCTGAATGTAGGCTTAAACAGTAAAATGAGCTTtgcctgtgttttcttttacttGCCACCTATTCATCTTTATAATAGGCAAGTGCACTGAAGTGCTGTAAAGAGGTCTGATTTATCCAAGTTGCTGCACACCAATTAAGTGAATTGTACATTCAGAACATAGCAGGTGTACCCATTGGGCCCTCACAGAGTAGCTTGCTGACACTGAAAATTCAGTTggagaatggaaaagaaaatggacaCTGCATGGGAGCGCAACTGTAATTGACCTGCTTGGCTTTCTGTTTTATCTGCAGATTTGAGAAGTATAATAAGGATGGAGCTACGCTCTTTGCGACCGTAGGCTACATGACAGTCTATAATTACTATGTGTACCCAGACAAAACCCGGCCACGTGTAAGGTAATTGGCGGTGTAACTCGTGCCTTgccttttatttcagaagaggGAACTGCTGAAGTTCCCAATACTTGTTTATAATAGTGttgatttgtttaaaaaaatccccattatTAGCTGTCTGTGCACTGATTTATTTCATTGTTCCCTTCTTGAAGCAGAGGGAATCTCAAACAAGTTTTGAATATTTAACAATTTTAAGATTCtgttaaaaattacattttaacaTGAAGATAAAACATACCTTAATCCAAAATGAAAtaccattttgtttttaagactTCACATTATGTTCCCAAATGCTTGCATTTGAACTGAAAATGCATTCCTTTGTCTGTAGCCAGATGCTGATCTTGCCACCATTCCAAGGAGAAGGCCATGGTGCTCAGCTGCTTGAAACAGTTCATAGATACTATATGTCTTCTCCTACTGTACTTGATATAACAGGTTTGTGTTAAATCTTTAATAAGGAACTTTTACAGGTTGTTAGCCCACAAGCTAACTTTTATGTTAATTTGTCTGAATTTAAAGCCTTTTGAAGATGTAGCTTCTGCTCAGTTCAGGATTATTAGTACCCTGGTTTACAGAAGTGTATGTAGTGTAGCATCTTAAGTACTTTACTCAGAGAACAGCACACCAGGAAAATTCAATCCCTAGCGTGAACAGATTACCAGCTAATTAACTATTTTATTGTCAGATACACAACTTAGTTTGCCAAGAGATCAAGCTTTGTCAAATTCCGTGTTCACCTTACCCCTGTTAGCCAAAATTCAAACTTGAGGGGGGAAACAACACACCTAACTAAAATAGCATATTAATATTAGTGTGCAAGCTGAAATTTTACGGACAGTAAGAGTTTGTAGAGAACCTGTGCTCTAGGAGCACGTATTGCTGCCTGAAGGTATCTATGATATTAGATGTGTGTGCACAAATACCTAAAACCAAAAGATTGTGGAAATGGCAGATAAAGGGTCCATGTGCATAACAAAGCTAACATGAAAAAATTGCTACAGGCATGACATTAGTCCTGTGGTTTCAGGTCTACTATAGGAAGAAATGCAGCTCAGACATATGTTGACCATTCAATTCTATGTGTAGTCTTATCTTGGTCATGAATAACTACATTCTAATTAAAACCCAGTAGACCACTTGCTTTCACAATGTGTTGTTGCCAGATCATCCCAACAAAATAATACACCTCATAATTTCAGTCCAGTTCATGGAAACCGAAGAAAGTATAACTTAGTTTCTGCAACAGGAATTCATGTGCATCATGcatttactttttccttttaatagtACAAACCTTTACGTAGCTTTTATAATTGAGAATGAGCAAAGTCTTAACATGCCACTGCATAAATCCTATGCCATGTTCATGGCTCTGTGCCTTAAGTGCAGGGTTGTAGCAAACAGTAAATGTGCACTAAAACAGggttcatttattttttggaaTGAAGCAGGAGAAAGCTTGCAATATTCTACATGGCACCTAAGTTCTGAAAGTTAAGATTCTTAGGGAAGTACTTATTGTCCTTTTTGAGGGGGACATTGTGCTTGGACAATCTTAATATGGCCAGGATATTTAGCTCATATCATCTAAAATTGTGAAATAATGCCTTTAACCTTTCTGTAAAGAAGAAATGAAGatctaattaatttatttgaaaaagcTAGTGGTTTACTAATTAAAATTACTTGTGTGTTTCATGTTTGCAGCAAATAATTTGTTCTGCTTATACCTTGTCATCCTGACATGAGCAAAATGTATGCTGATAGTGCTTACTGGACAGAAGCTGCCTCATTCTTCTTGTAAC from the Poecile atricapillus isolate bPoeAtr1 chromosome 5, bPoeAtr1.hap1, whole genome shotgun sequence genome contains:
- the HAT1 gene encoding histone acetyltransferase type B catalytic subunit isoform X2, whose product is MAGLTAMEKKLAEYKCNTNEAIQLKLVRFPEDLEDDNTTFNPEYSHQVFGDDEVAFGYKGLKILLYYIAGNLSTLFRIEYTSKVNEKFDCVEADDVESKIREIIPPGFCTNTDDFVSLLEKEVNFKPFGMLLHTYSVHEEAGEDITYQIYKADMTCPGFREYHERLQTFLMWFIETASFIDVDDERWNYFLVFEKYNKDGATLFATVGYMTVYNYYVYPDKTRPRVSQMLILPPFQGEGHGAQLLETVHRYYMSSPTVLDITAEDPSENYVKLRDFVLVKLCQDLLCFSPVKLMQGFSQEMVTEAQQKLKINKQHTRRVYEILRLRATNMGDAEQSRSYRLDVKRRLIGPYKTRGREKRLEKMSYFGSLNFISDIRPNWRNLGTEPM
- the HAT1 gene encoding histone acetyltransferase type B catalytic subunit isoform X1 yields the protein MAGLTAMEKKLAEYKCNTNEAIQLKLVRFPEDLEDDNTTFNPEYSHQVFGDDEVAFGYKGLKILLYYIAGNLSTLFRIEYTSKVNEKFDCVEADDVESKIREIIPPGFCTNTDDFVSLLEKEVNFKPFGMLLHTYSVHEEAGEDITYQIYKADMTCPGFREYHERLQTFLMWFIETASFIDVDDERWNYFLVFEKYNKDGATLFATVGYMTVYNYYVYPDKTRPRVSQMLILPPFQGEGHGAQLLETVHRYYMSSPTVLDITAEDPSENYVKLRDFVLVKLCQDLLCFSPVKLMQGFSQEMVTEAQQKLKINKQHTRRVYEILRLRATNMGDAEQSRSYRLDVKRRLIGPYKKKQRELAKMRRCLRPEEMTNQLNQIDLNLQREQLEESFQQLVSDYRRVLERLAQA